GCAGGTCTCGAGCACCCCCCGGAGCGAGCTGTTTATCACCGGACTCGGCCCGCCCGATTGTGCGACAATTACATTCTTCGGCATGATTGACTCCCTTGAAAACGGCGTCAGGAAACGCGCGAATAGGCGTTGTTTTCCTCTCGGAACGATACGAACGCGACAAAGATACCATAGCTTTCTCATGCAATTCATGCTCTAAAGGGGGCATTGCGCAAAAATGAGAATTGGAGTAATGTGGGAGAGGGCAAGGAACGCGGCTGATGACGGAGAAATTCGATGGAAGCGAGGGCGGTCCCTGAAGGTTCGAAACTCTTTCCGCGATTGGCGTCTCTGGCGTTAGCCATTCTTGTTACCCTGTACGCATTGGCTGTCATTATCAAGATTGCCCGCGAACCGCAACACTTTCAGCACTCTTTCTGCACCTATTACGTGGCCGCACAGGCGTTCAACCAGGGTATCCATCCCTACCATATCGAAGAACTCCAGCGCGTGCAGCCCAACATCAAAGGGGAGACGTACTCTTATCCCCCGATCACGCTTTACTTCTTCCTTCCCTTTACAGCGCTGCCCTATTACCCTGCTTACTTGGTGTATCTGGCGTTTAAGGCGGTATCTTTGGTCTTCCTCATCGCGATTTGGCAAAAATGGGTCCTCAAACGGAAACTGGACGGCCTGTTCCTGCTGCTCTGCCTGATTGGCTTCAACTTTGCCGTCTATTGGGACCTGTCCGCGGGCTGTATCTCACTCTTCGTGCTGCTTCTTCTCTGGGCAGGACTGCTGGCGTACCTCCGGGATCATCTGCACGTATTCGCCGTGTTGGTGGCGTTGGCGGCCAGTTTCCATCTTTCCCTCGTCTTGTTCCTCGCGTTGCTTGTTCTCCGCCGCGGACGCTCGAGGTGGTACCCGATGTTGCTGGGCGCTGGCGTGTTTCTGGGACTGTCGGCCCTGTCTTCCGTCTTCTACTCCGAAATGACGATCGGCTTCCTTCAGAACGTGCGCGCCTCCATCCCCGGGTTGGGAATGGGCAGAACCCTCTACGAAAGCTACCCCCCGGCATCGTGGCCTCTTATCCGGGAAGTATTGGAGCGTGTGTATGCAAGAGCGGGGATAGTAGGCGCCGCGGAGTCCTTTTCGATAGTGGCCTATCTCGCACTGGTGATGCTTGTCCTCTTGGCAACATGGGTAGCCGTGCG
The sequence above is drawn from the Candidatus Hydrogenedentota bacterium genome and encodes:
- a CDS encoding glycosyltransferase family 87 protein, giving the protein MEARAVPEGSKLFPRLASLALAILVTLYALAVIIKIAREPQHFQHSFCTYYVAAQAFNQGIHPYHIEELQRVQPNIKGETYSYPPITLYFFLPFTALPYYPAYLVYLAFKAVSLVFLIAIWQKWVLKRKLDGLFLLLCLIGFNFAVYWDLSAGCISLFVLLLLWAGLLAYLRDHLHVFAVLVALAASFHLSLVLFLALLVLRRGRSRWYPMLLGAGVFLGLSALSSVFYSEMTIGFLQNVRASIPGLGMGRTLYESYPPASWPLIREVLERVYARAGIVGAAESFSIVAYLALVMLVLLATWVAVRRLRPASRSNGYLTAVMLFSLAYLIVMPKLTVASYVLVLPAAYFVALKTKAVNALLVLMGIMAVSTSPFRPPVFNMLLEILPPYYPFLLTSVLWCAAVYICLRPDSLPTQETKSPGAGSAPCAGN